The proteins below come from a single Pirellulales bacterium genomic window:
- a CDS encoding DUF58 domain-containing protein codes for MSTVEKYLRPEVIRQISRLDLRAQFIVKGFLQGLHSSPFQGFSVEFSEHRKYTPGDDPADIDWLVYAKTDKYYIKKFEAETNITGYLVMDLSRSMGYTYRQELTKFEYGICLAAALCYLMVHQQDPVGLITFDEAIRQSLPARSKRTQLGQVLSLLANLKPTGKTDIAKSLHQIAAMLKHRSLVMIFSDLFAEPEGVLQSLRRLRHGGHDVILFHILDEAEVHFPFEGVIEFEEPETSDKIQVDANDFRADYQTEVGKFCDHYRRQCFQSGIDYVGLDTSMQFDKALTEYLLSRRARY; via the coding sequence TTTGCGCGCCCAGTTTATCGTGAAGGGCTTTTTGCAGGGGTTGCACTCCAGCCCGTTTCAAGGCTTTTCAGTCGAATTCAGCGAGCATCGCAAGTACACCCCCGGCGACGATCCGGCCGATATCGACTGGCTCGTTTATGCGAAGACCGACAAATACTACATCAAGAAATTCGAGGCCGAGACCAATATCACCGGCTACCTGGTGATGGACCTCAGCCGGTCGATGGGCTACACGTATCGGCAGGAGCTGACCAAGTTCGAGTATGGCATCTGCCTCGCCGCGGCGCTCTGCTACTTGATGGTTCACCAGCAGGACCCGGTCGGGCTGATCACGTTCGACGAGGCGATCCGCCAAAGCCTGCCGGCCCGCTCGAAACGGACGCAGTTGGGGCAGGTGCTCTCCCTGTTGGCGAACCTCAAGCCGACCGGCAAGACGGACATCGCCAAGAGCCTGCACCAGATCGCGGCCATGCTCAAGCACCGCAGCCTGGTGATGATCTTCAGCGACCTGTTCGCCGAGCCGGAGGGAGTGTTGCAATCGCTGCGGCGCTTGCGGCACGGCGGGCACGACGTGATCCTATTCCATATCCTCGACGAGGCGGAGGTCCACTTTCCATTCGAAGGCGTGATAGAATTCGAGGAGCCGGAGACGAGCGACAAGATCCAGGTCGACGCGAACGACTTTCGCGCCGACTACCAAACGGAGGTCGGAAAGTTTTGCGACCATTATCGCCGCCAATGTTTCCAAAGCGGCATCGACTACGTCGGTCTCGACACGAGCATGCAGTTCGATAAGGCGCTAACCGAATACTTGTTGAGCCGGCGAGCGAGATACTGA